A genomic region of Verrucomicrobiota bacterium contains the following coding sequences:
- a CDS encoding iron-containing alcohol dehydrogenase, producing the protein MTPFEFATAARIVFGPGKSREAAGIAREFGTRALVVTGSTPSRAASLERQLRDRGIDPATFPAPGEPSVELVATGARLARELRSDMVISLGGGSPIDCGKAIAVLATHETGVLDHLEVVGRGLPLHRAGLPFIAIPTTAGTGAEVTRNAVLASPQHRVKASLRSPLLLARVAIVDPELTRALPRDLTASTGMDALTQLIEPFVTPRANPMTDGLCAEGLRRAARSLRRAFERGDDPVAREDMAVASLFSGFALANAGLGAVHGFAAAIGGMFAAPHGVVCAALLPHVMEANIRALRDRAPDSDALRRYESVARVLTGRPQAAPGDGVAWVRDLCAALEIRPLRAWNLQRPDVPSIVERAIESSSMKANPVALTREELGEALNAAI; encoded by the coding sequence GTGACCCCGTTTGAATTCGCCACCGCGGCGCGCATCGTTTTCGGCCCCGGCAAATCCCGCGAAGCCGCCGGCATCGCGCGCGAGTTCGGCACGCGGGCGCTCGTGGTGACCGGCAGCACGCCTTCCCGCGCCGCCAGCCTCGAGCGCCAACTCCGCGACCGCGGCATCGACCCCGCCACCTTCCCTGCTCCCGGCGAACCCAGCGTTGAACTCGTTGCCACCGGCGCGCGACTCGCGCGCGAGCTCCGCAGCGACATGGTGATCAGCCTCGGCGGCGGCAGCCCCATCGATTGCGGCAAGGCCATCGCCGTCCTCGCGACTCACGAGACGGGCGTGCTCGACCACCTCGAAGTCGTCGGGCGCGGACTGCCGCTGCACCGCGCCGGGCTCCCCTTCATCGCGATCCCCACCACCGCGGGAACAGGTGCGGAAGTCACCCGCAACGCCGTCCTCGCTTCGCCGCAGCATCGCGTGAAGGCCAGCCTGCGCAGCCCGCTCCTCCTCGCGCGCGTTGCCATCGTGGACCCGGAACTCACGCGCGCACTGCCGCGCGACCTCACCGCGAGCACCGGCATGGACGCGCTCACGCAACTCATCGAGCCGTTCGTCACACCGCGCGCCAACCCGATGACGGATGGGCTTTGCGCCGAGGGACTCCGCCGCGCCGCCCGCTCGCTCCGCCGCGCGTTCGAGCGCGGGGACGATCCGGTGGCGCGCGAGGACATGGCCGTGGCGAGCCTCTTCAGCGGGTTCGCGCTCGCCAACGCCGGACTCGGCGCCGTGCACGGGTTCGCCGCGGCGATTGGCGGGATGTTCGCCGCGCCGCATGGCGTTGTTTGCGCCGCGCTGCTGCCCCACGTCATGGAAGCCAACATCCGAGCCCTGCGCGACCGCGCGCCGGACTCGGACGCGCTGCGTCGATACGAAAGCGTCGCGCGCGTGCTGACCGGGCGCCCGCAAGCCGCGCCCGGCGACGGTGTCGCGTGGGTCCGCGACCTCTGCGCCGCGCTGGAAATCCGGCCGCTCCGCGCCTGGAATCTTCAGCGACCGGACGTGCCGTCCATCGTCGAGCGCGCCATCGAATCGAGCAGCATGAAGGCAAACCCGGTTGCGCTGACGCGGGAGGAATTGGGTGAAGCATTGAACGCGGCGATCTGA